The Achromobacter pestifer genome includes a region encoding these proteins:
- a CDS encoding NAD(P)/FAD-dependent oxidoreductase, translating to MPTAEAQRDFDVVVVGGGSAGIGVTASLLRRRPDLRIGVIEPSDKHYYQPAWTLVGGGAFDIAKTVRPTRAVMPRRATWLQAAAAGFEPEANRVLLSDGRAVSYQQLIVCPGLRLAWDKIEGLADTLGKNGVSSNYRYDLAPYTWELVRGLKGGQALFTQPAMPIKCAGAPQKAMYLACDHWKRTGVLDRIDVEFDLAGAALFGVPTFVPPLMRYVESYGIALAFNSALVAVDGAARKAWFDLKNADGVVTRVEKSFDMLHAVPPQVPHDFLRNSALADATGWCEVDPATLLHPRYGNVFGLGDGICTSNAKTAAAARKQIVTVAENLLALREGHAMPVKYDGYGSCPLTVERGRIVLAEFGYGGKLLPTFPLDPTVPRKSAWFLKATLLPWIYWNGMLKGREWLARPLGN from the coding sequence ATGCCGACAGCAGAGGCGCAGCGCGATTTCGATGTGGTGGTGGTGGGCGGCGGATCGGCGGGCATAGGCGTCACCGCCAGCCTGCTGCGCCGCCGTCCGGACCTGCGGATCGGCGTCATCGAACCCAGCGACAAGCACTACTACCAGCCGGCCTGGACGCTGGTAGGCGGCGGCGCCTTCGACATCGCCAAGACCGTGCGGCCGACCCGCGCCGTCATGCCCAGGCGCGCCACCTGGCTGCAAGCGGCCGCGGCTGGATTCGAACCCGAGGCCAACCGCGTGCTGCTGTCCGACGGCCGGGCGGTGAGCTACCAGCAACTGATCGTCTGCCCCGGCCTGCGCCTGGCATGGGACAAGATCGAGGGCTTGGCCGACACGCTGGGCAAGAACGGCGTCAGCTCCAATTACCGCTATGACCTGGCGCCCTATACCTGGGAGCTGGTGCGCGGACTGAAGGGCGGGCAGGCGCTGTTCACGCAGCCTGCCATGCCCATCAAATGCGCCGGGGCGCCGCAGAAGGCCATGTACCTGGCCTGCGACCACTGGAAGCGCACCGGCGTGCTGGACCGCATCGACGTGGAGTTCGACTTGGCCGGCGCGGCGCTGTTCGGCGTGCCGACGTTTGTTCCGCCGCTGATGCGCTATGTCGAAAGCTACGGCATCGCGCTGGCTTTCAATTCGGCGCTGGTGGCGGTGGACGGCGCGGCGCGCAAGGCCTGGTTCGATCTCAAGAACGCCGACGGCGTGGTGACGCGCGTGGAGAAATCCTTCGACATGCTGCACGCGGTGCCGCCGCAGGTTCCGCACGATTTCTTGCGGAACAGCGCGCTGGCGGACGCCACCGGCTGGTGCGAGGTGGACCCCGCCACGCTGCTGCATCCGCGCTATGGCAATGTGTTCGGATTGGGTGACGGCATCTGCACCAGCAATGCCAAGACCGCCGCGGCCGCGCGCAAGCAGATCGTCACGGTGGCAGAGAACCTGCTGGCGCTGCGCGAAGGCCACGCCATGCCGGTCAAGTACGACGGCTACGGCTCCTGCCCGCTGACGGTGGAGCGCGGCCGCATCGTGCTGGCCGAGTTCGGCTACGGCGGCAAGCTGCTGCCCACCTTTCCGCTGGACCCGACCGTGCCGCGCAAGAGCGCCTGGTTCCTCAAGGCCACGCTGCTGCCCTGGATCTACTGGAACGGCATGCTCAAGGGCCGCGAGTGGCTGGCCCGCCCGCTGGGTAACTGA
- a CDS encoding sulfite exporter TauE/SafE family protein — protein MIDTVLAASAALGACVGLILGLTGAGGAIMAVPLLVFGLHLQVSQAAPIALLAVGLSAALGAALGLRKGQVRYRAAGFMAVTGIVVSPLGLWAARRLPNAPLAIIFAGVLGMVAWRMWNQGNKPAAQAAPRTPPCQLNASTGRLRWTAPCARALTGAGLIAGFLSGLLGVGGGFVIVPALRRATDLTMQAIVGTSLAVIALVSASGVAAAAAGGHLDWRIAAPFTAAAVLGMLGGRKVADRFPPRRLQQSFALFAGAVAVAMLAKGVLALLAAA, from the coding sequence ATGATCGATACGGTGCTGGCCGCCAGCGCGGCGCTGGGGGCGTGCGTGGGCCTGATACTCGGGCTGACCGGCGCGGGCGGCGCCATCATGGCGGTGCCTCTGCTGGTCTTCGGCCTGCATCTGCAGGTGTCGCAGGCCGCGCCCATCGCCTTGCTGGCGGTGGGGCTGTCGGCCGCGCTGGGCGCGGCGCTGGGGCTGCGCAAAGGGCAGGTCCGCTATCGCGCGGCGGGCTTCATGGCTGTTACCGGCATCGTCGTGTCGCCGCTGGGCCTGTGGGCGGCGCGGCGCCTGCCCAACGCGCCGCTGGCCATCATCTTCGCCGGCGTGCTGGGCATGGTGGCGTGGCGCATGTGGAACCAGGGCAACAAGCCGGCGGCGCAGGCTGCGCCGCGCACGCCGCCCTGCCAGCTCAATGCCAGCACCGGCCGGCTGCGCTGGACCGCGCCCTGCGCGCGCGCCTTGACGGGCGCGGGGCTGATCGCGGGATTTCTGTCCGGCCTTTTGGGCGTGGGGGGCGGCTTCGTCATCGTGCCCGCGCTGCGGCGCGCTACCGACCTGACCATGCAGGCCATCGTGGGCACTTCGCTGGCGGTGATCGCGTTGGTGTCCGCCAGCGGCGTCGCGGCCGCGGCGGCGGGTGGGCACCTGGACTGGCGCATCGCCGCGCCTTTTACGGCGGCGGCGGTGTTGGGCATGCTGGGCGGGCGCAAGGTGGCTGACCGCTTTCCCCCGCGGCGCTTGCAGCAGAGCTTTGCGCTGTTTGCCGGCGCGGTGGCCGTGGCCATGCTGGCCAAGGGCGTGCTGGCGCTGCTCGCGGCCGCGTGA
- a CDS encoding YeeE/YedE family protein, with protein sequence MNLDWSAFTPWSAGAGGLLIGAAAVLLMAGAGRIAGISGILGGLFQPERGGMWRLAFLIGLFASPWLYRLGSALPPVVVEAGTTRLIVAGLLVGIGTRYASGCTSGHGVCGVSRGSRRSLSATALFMAAGFAVVYATRHLGGL encoded by the coding sequence GTGAACCTGGACTGGTCCGCCTTCACTCCCTGGTCCGCGGGCGCGGGCGGCCTGCTGATCGGCGCGGCCGCCGTGCTGCTGATGGCGGGCGCGGGGCGCATCGCGGGCATCAGCGGCATCCTGGGCGGCCTGTTTCAGCCCGAGCGCGGCGGCATGTGGCGGCTGGCCTTTCTGATCGGCTTGTTCGCATCGCCCTGGCTGTACCGCCTGGGCAGCGCCTTGCCTCCCGTCGTGGTGGAGGCCGGCACGACGCGCCTGATCGTGGCGGGCCTGCTGGTCGGCATCGGCACGCGCTATGCCTCGGGCTGCACCAGCGGCCACGGCGTCTGCGGCGTGTCGCGCGGATCGCGCCGCTCGCTCAGCGCGACCGCCTTGTTCATGGCCGCGGGTTTCGCCGTGGTCTACGCCACCCGCCATCTGGGGGGACTCTGA
- a CDS encoding ABC transporter ATP-binding protein: MTAATTSAVPADTPKVLLDVNGIEVIYNHVILVLKGVSLQVPEGKIVALLGANGAGKTTTLRAISNLLKGERGDVTKGHIQYRDQRIEKLSPAELVKRGVVQVMEGRHCFAHLTIEENLLTGAYTRSMSRGDTAAALERVYQYFPRLKQRRTSQSGYTSGGEQQMTAIGRALMANPNMILLDEPSMGLAPQIVEEIFEIVRDLNQRERVSFLLAEQNTNIALRYADYGYILENGRVMMDGAASDLAQNEDVKEFYLGISSGERKSFRDNKFYRRRKRWLA; this comes from the coding sequence ATGACCGCTGCAACGACTTCCGCAGTACCCGCAGACACCCCCAAGGTGCTGCTCGACGTGAACGGCATCGAGGTGATCTACAACCACGTGATCCTGGTGCTCAAGGGCGTTTCCCTGCAAGTGCCGGAAGGCAAGATCGTGGCCTTGCTGGGCGCCAACGGCGCAGGCAAGACCACGACGTTGCGCGCCATTTCGAACCTGCTCAAGGGCGAGCGCGGCGACGTCACCAAGGGCCATATCCAGTACCGCGACCAGCGCATCGAAAAGCTGTCGCCGGCGGAATTGGTCAAGCGCGGCGTGGTGCAGGTGATGGAGGGCCGGCATTGCTTTGCCCACCTGACCATCGAGGAAAACCTGCTGACCGGCGCCTATACGCGCAGCATGAGCCGCGGCGATACCGCGGCGGCGCTGGAACGCGTCTACCAGTACTTCCCGCGCCTGAAGCAGCGCCGTACCAGCCAGTCCGGCTACACCTCGGGCGGTGAACAGCAGATGACCGCCATTGGCCGCGCGCTGATGGCCAACCCCAACATGATCTTGCTGGACGAGCCTTCCATGGGCCTGGCGCCGCAGATCGTCGAGGAAATCTTCGAGATCGTGCGCGACCTGAACCAGCGCGAACGCGTCAGCTTCCTGCTCGCGGAGCAGAACACCAACATTGCGCTGCGCTATGCCGACTACGGCTACATCCTCGAAAACGGCCGCGTGATGATGGACGGGGCCGCATCGGACCTCGCCCAGAACGAGGACGTGAAGGAGTTCTACCTGGGCATATCCAGCGGCGAACGCAAGAGTTTCCGCGACAACAAGTTCTACCGCCGGCGCAAGCGCTGGCTGGCGTGA
- a CDS encoding DUF6691 family protein, with protein MVALIAFASGLVFGLGLIISGMANPAKVLGFLDLAGAWDPSLAFVMGGAVLVTAAGFAFLRRRRVSLSGEPLRWPAATQVDLRLAVGSLAFGAGWGLAGFCPGPALVAAAAGVPEALIFVAAMAAGMAIFSVLEKFKSR; from the coding sequence ATGGTTGCATTGATCGCCTTCGCGTCGGGCCTGGTCTTCGGGCTGGGCCTCATCATTTCCGGCATGGCCAATCCGGCCAAGGTGCTGGGCTTCCTGGACCTGGCCGGCGCCTGGGATCCGTCGCTGGCCTTCGTCATGGGCGGCGCCGTGCTGGTCACGGCGGCGGGCTTTGCGTTCTTGCGCCGCCGCCGCGTCAGCCTGTCGGGCGAACCGCTGCGCTGGCCCGCCGCCACGCAGGTGGACTTGCGCCTGGCCGTGGGCAGCCTGGCGTTCGGCGCGGGGTGGGGCCTGGCCGGCTTCTGCCCGGGGCCGGCGCTGGTGGCTGCGGCGGCCGGCGTGCCCGAGGCCTTGATCTTCGTGGCCGCCATGGCGGCAGGCATGGCAATATTTTCAGTTTTGGAAAAATTCAAAAGCCGGTAG
- a CDS encoding branched-chain amino acid ABC transporter permease, translated as MFYRENGQFKTSYRADQQIFPIRQDRIFIWLLLAVAFVAIPAMASDYLLRAILIPFLILALAAVGLNILVGYCGQISLGTGAFMAVGAYAAWNFGVRFPGMPLVVQILLGGFFATIVGVIFGIPSLRIRGLYLAVATLAAQFFVDWAFLRIPFFTNYSSSGNVSVPPLTAFGLPVQSALEKYLFVLILVVVFSLLAKNLVRGAIGRQWMAIRDMDVAASVIGIRPMYAKLTAFAVSSFIVGVAGALWGYIHLGSWEPLAFDLTRSFQLLFMVIIGGLGSIIGSFFGAAFIVLVPVALSNIPHALGIPLSVDTAAHIEHMVFGALIVFFLIAEPHGLARLWSIGKEKLRIWPFPH; from the coding sequence ATGTTCTATCGCGAAAACGGCCAATTCAAGACCAGCTATCGCGCTGACCAGCAGATCTTCCCGATCCGCCAGGACCGCATCTTCATCTGGCTGCTGCTGGCGGTGGCGTTCGTCGCCATCCCGGCCATGGCCAGCGACTATCTGCTGCGCGCCATCCTGATTCCGTTCCTGATCCTGGCGCTGGCCGCCGTGGGCCTGAACATCCTGGTGGGTTATTGCGGCCAGATCTCGCTGGGCACCGGCGCCTTCATGGCGGTGGGCGCCTATGCGGCCTGGAACTTCGGCGTGCGCTTTCCCGGCATGCCGCTGGTCGTCCAGATCCTGCTGGGAGGGTTCTTCGCCACCATCGTGGGCGTGATCTTCGGCATACCCAGCCTGCGCATCCGCGGCCTGTATCTGGCGGTGGCGACGCTGGCCGCGCAGTTCTTCGTGGACTGGGCGTTCCTGCGCATCCCCTTCTTCACCAACTACTCGTCGTCCGGCAACGTGTCTGTGCCGCCGCTGACGGCCTTCGGCCTGCCGGTGCAGAGCGCGCTGGAAAAGTATCTGTTCGTGCTGATCCTGGTGGTCGTCTTCAGCCTGCTGGCCAAGAACCTGGTGCGCGGCGCCATCGGCCGGCAGTGGATGGCGATCCGCGACATGGACGTGGCGGCTTCCGTCATCGGCATCCGCCCCATGTACGCCAAGCTCACGGCCTTCGCGGTCAGCTCGTTCATCGTCGGCGTGGCCGGGGCCTTGTGGGGCTACATCCACCTGGGCTCCTGGGAACCGCTGGCGTTCGACCTGACGCGCTCGTTCCAGCTGCTGTTCATGGTGATCATCGGCGGGCTGGGCTCCATCATCGGCAGCTTCTTCGGCGCGGCGTTCATTGTGCTGGTGCCGGTGGCGCTGTCCAACATCCCGCATGCGCTGGGCATCCCGCTGTCGGTGGACACAGCGGCGCACATCGAACACATGGTGTTCGGCGCGCTGATCGTGTTCTTCCTGATTGCCGAACCGCACGGGCTGGCCAGGCTGTGGAGCATCGGCAAGGAGAAGCTGCGCATCTGGCCGTTCCCCCATTGA
- a CDS encoding phenylacetate--CoA ligase family protein, producing MSEFFDVLETRAPEQRERELMAALPGAIARAVARAPAIAEQLRGIDPATITSRAALASLPVLRKHELLERQQHSRDDAAAPAGPQKAFGGFSAIGWGEAMRVFASPGPIYEPESARGDYWRFARALHAAGFRAGELAYNCFSYHFTPAGSMMETAAHAVGCTVFPGGTGQTEQQVRAIQDLAPTGYTGTPSFLKIILEKADELGVKLDSLRRALVSGEAFPPSLRDWLAARGIDGYQAYGSADLGMVAFETPAREGLVLGEDIIVDIVRPGTGEPLPDGEVGEVVVTTLNPDYPLVRFGTGDLSAVMPGISPCGRTNTRIKGWMGRADQTTKVRGMFVHPSQVADVARRHPEILRARLVISGSTGSDRMVLKVESRVRSEELGKRIAESVRDVTKLRSDVEWVDADGLPNDGKVIDDIRTYE from the coding sequence ATGTCCGAGTTTTTCGATGTTCTGGAAACCAGAGCGCCCGAGCAACGCGAGCGCGAGCTGATGGCCGCCCTGCCCGGCGCGATCGCCCGGGCCGTTGCGCGGGCGCCGGCCATCGCCGAGCAGCTGCGCGGCATCGACCCCGCCACCATCACGTCGCGAGCGGCGCTGGCGAGCCTGCCGGTGCTGCGCAAGCACGAACTGCTGGAACGCCAGCAGCACAGCCGTGACGATGCGGCAGCGCCTGCCGGGCCGCAAAAGGCCTTCGGCGGCTTCTCCGCCATCGGCTGGGGCGAGGCGATGCGCGTGTTCGCGTCCCCCGGCCCCATCTATGAGCCGGAAAGCGCGCGCGGCGACTATTGGCGCTTTGCCCGCGCCCTGCACGCCGCGGGATTCCGCGCCGGCGAGCTGGCCTACAACTGCTTTTCCTATCACTTCACGCCTGCGGGCTCCATGATGGAAACCGCGGCGCACGCCGTGGGCTGCACCGTGTTTCCGGGCGGCACCGGGCAGACCGAGCAACAGGTGCGCGCGATCCAGGATCTGGCGCCCACCGGTTATACCGGCACGCCCAGCTTCCTCAAGATCATCCTTGAGAAAGCCGACGAGCTGGGCGTGAAGCTGGATTCGCTGCGCCGCGCGCTGGTGTCCGGCGAAGCCTTCCCGCCGTCCCTGCGCGACTGGCTGGCCGCGCGCGGCATCGACGGCTACCAGGCCTACGGCAGCGCCGACCTGGGCATGGTCGCGTTTGAAACGCCGGCGCGCGAGGGCCTGGTGCTGGGCGAGGACATCATCGTCGATATCGTGCGCCCCGGCACCGGCGAACCCCTGCCTGATGGGGAAGTGGGCGAGGTCGTGGTCACGACCTTGAACCCGGACTATCCGCTGGTGCGCTTCGGCACCGGCGACCTGTCCGCGGTCATGCCCGGCATTTCGCCTTGCGGGCGCACCAACACCCGCATCAAGGGCTGGATGGGGCGCGCGGACCAGACCACCAAGGTGCGCGGCATGTTCGTGCATCCGTCGCAGGTGGCCGACGTGGCGCGCCGCCATCCCGAGATCCTGCGCGCGCGGCTGGTGATCAGCGGCAGCACGGGTTCCGACCGCATGGTGCTCAAAGTGGAATCGCGCGTTCGCAGCGAAGAGCTGGGCAAGCGCATCGCGGAGTCGGTGCGCGACGTGACCAAGCTGCGCAGCGACGTGGAATGGGTGGATGCGGACGGCCTGCCGAACGACGGCAAGGTCATCGACGATATCCGCACCTACGAGTAA
- a CDS encoding ABC transporter substrate-binding protein — protein sequence MEMKRLNLKLAAALMAAAGAAGAVATPAMAAEEQFVPLLVYRTGSFAPLGIPWADGKLDYLKLVNERDGGVNGVKITYEECETAYATDRGVECYERLKGKGTGASGFDTQSTGITFAVSDKAMVDKVPVETMGYGLSQSVDGSVFEWNFPLLGTYWTAADVMIQDIAKKEGGMDKLKGKKIALVYHDSPYGKEPIPLLQKRAAKEGFELVLYPVTAPGVEQKSTWLQIRQARPNYVLLWSAGIMTPTAIREAQASGYPRDKMYAIWWAGSEGDVKDLGDVAKGYNAITVHNSGAEHDKVYDDLKKFVYDKGQGSDKTGKTTLGTIAHTRGMMISMLQVEAIRAAQEKYGKGKALTPEQVRWGFENLNLTQEKLDKLGFGQIMRPVKTSCSNHKGDDWARIVQWDGAKFKVVSDWYQSDKTILDPMVKEGAAKYAKEKNITPRVCEN from the coding sequence ATGGAGATGAAGCGTCTTAACCTGAAGTTGGCGGCAGCTTTGATGGCCGCAGCCGGCGCCGCAGGCGCCGTGGCCACGCCGGCGATGGCGGCGGAAGAGCAGTTCGTTCCGTTGCTGGTGTATCGCACCGGGTCCTTCGCCCCCTTGGGCATTCCCTGGGCCGACGGCAAGCTGGACTACCTGAAGCTGGTCAACGAACGCGATGGCGGCGTCAACGGCGTCAAGATCACGTACGAAGAGTGCGAAACCGCCTACGCCACCGACCGCGGCGTGGAATGCTACGAGCGTCTGAAGGGCAAGGGCACGGGCGCATCGGGCTTCGACACCCAGTCCACCGGCATCACTTTCGCCGTCAGCGACAAGGCCATGGTCGACAAGGTGCCGGTCGAAACGATGGGCTACGGCCTGTCGCAATCTGTCGACGGCAGCGTGTTCGAATGGAACTTCCCGCTGCTGGGCACGTACTGGACCGCCGCTGACGTGATGATCCAGGACATCGCCAAGAAAGAAGGCGGCATGGACAAGCTCAAGGGCAAGAAGATCGCCCTGGTCTACCACGACTCGCCGTATGGCAAGGAGCCGATCCCCCTGCTGCAGAAGCGCGCGGCCAAGGAAGGCTTCGAGCTGGTGCTCTATCCCGTGACCGCCCCCGGCGTGGAACAGAAGTCCACCTGGCTGCAGATCCGCCAGGCGCGCCCCAACTACGTGCTGCTGTGGAGCGCCGGCATCATGACGCCGACCGCGATCCGCGAAGCCCAGGCCAGCGGCTATCCGCGAGACAAGATGTACGCCATCTGGTGGGCCGGCTCCGAAGGCGACGTGAAGGACCTGGGCGATGTCGCCAAGGGCTACAACGCCATCACCGTGCACAACAGCGGCGCCGAGCACGACAAGGTCTACGACGACCTGAAGAAGTTCGTCTACGACAAGGGCCAGGGCTCGGACAAGACCGGCAAGACCACGCTGGGCACCATCGCCCACACCCGCGGCATGATGATCTCGATGCTGCAGGTGGAAGCGATCCGCGCCGCGCAGGAGAAGTACGGCAAGGGCAAGGCGCTGACGCCCGAGCAGGTCCGCTGGGGCTTCGAGAACCTGAACCTGACGCAGGAAAAGCTGGACAAGCTGGGCTTCGGCCAGATCATGCGTCCGGTCAAGACCTCGTGCAGCAACCACAAGGGCGACGACTGGGCCCGCATCGTGCAGTGGGACGGCGCGAAATTCAAGGTGGTCTCCGACTGGTATCAGTCGGACAAGACCATCCTGGACCCGATGGTCAAGGAAGGCGCAGCGAAGTACGCCAAGGAAAAGAACATCACGCCCCGCGTTTGCGAGAACTGA